In Pseudobdellovibrionaceae bacterium, the following proteins share a genomic window:
- a CDS encoding twitch domain-containing radical SAM protein — protein sequence MKKDTVHCLLPHIAINIHPTGGVRQCISGTQDLGSLNGQDLKSIWNSDSYSALRRVRPGDPWPSVCRVCEEREMAGLKSRREIFRDNWEEEFAGGPEVDVGGTVPDIRFLDIAVSNKCNMWCRSCNSEFSSSWEKYQAQLSPDLGLTDNANTGAGQGVKGSRLSDILSLLPYCQNLQRLTLKGGEPFFDKDSLLFLETIANMDICRDMTLSIVTNASIVSSKILRVLENFNKVRLSYSIDGSDVVHRYLRGDSFAVDKLANNIRQFRQLPNLEELPILPTIQVYNVLDLENLYDWCQSELNTRPTFYQVLVSPEILHVKVLPPWFRLEISKQLTEFKLKIAETDLKNAELLGRIISLLSVKTEYKDLEHNQPLYFDKFVRYTKEVDRLRKQSILDAIPEFRAFEAF from the coding sequence TTGAAGAAGGATACCGTCCATTGTCTCTTACCTCATATCGCCATCAATATTCATCCTACGGGGGGAGTCCGCCAGTGCATCAGTGGCACTCAGGATTTGGGCTCATTGAATGGCCAGGATCTGAAATCCATTTGGAACAGTGATTCCTACTCCGCCTTGCGCAGGGTGAGGCCTGGAGATCCCTGGCCTTCAGTTTGCCGGGTGTGCGAAGAGAGGGAAATGGCCGGGTTGAAATCCAGGCGGGAGATTTTTAGGGACAACTGGGAAGAGGAGTTTGCAGGTGGGCCTGAAGTTGATGTCGGTGGCACGGTGCCCGATATTCGTTTTCTGGATATCGCTGTTTCAAACAAATGCAATATGTGGTGTCGATCCTGTAACTCGGAGTTTAGTTCCTCTTGGGAAAAGTACCAAGCTCAACTTTCGCCAGACTTGGGGCTAACGGACAATGCGAATACAGGGGCGGGTCAGGGAGTCAAAGGTTCTCGACTGAGCGACATCCTTTCTTTGTTACCTTATTGTCAGAATCTCCAACGTCTCACATTAAAGGGTGGGGAGCCATTTTTTGACAAGGACTCACTACTATTTTTGGAGACGATTGCTAACATGGACATTTGTCGCGACATGACTTTGTCCATTGTGACCAATGCTTCTATTGTTTCTTCTAAGATTTTGAGGGTGCTGGAGAATTTTAACAAAGTCCGCCTATCTTATAGTATTGACGGGAGTGATGTTGTTCATCGCTACCTGAGAGGGGATTCTTTTGCGGTAGACAAACTTGCCAATAATATTCGTCAGTTTCGACAGCTACCAAACTTAGAGGAGTTGCCCATTCTTCCCACGATTCAGGTTTACAATGTCTTGGACTTGGAAAATCTTTATGACTGGTGCCAATCCGAGCTAAATACGCGGCCCACGTTTTACCAAGTTCTGGTCTCTCCAGAAATCCTTCATGTAAAGGTTTTGCCGCCTTGGTTTCGGCTGGAAATCAGCAAGCAGCTGACGGAGTTCAAGCTCAAAATTGCTGAAACCGATCTCAAGAATGCCGAATTACTTGGCCGCATAATCAGCCTTTTGAGTGTCAAAACTGAATACAAGGACCTGGAACATAACCAGCCGTTGTATTTTGACAAATTTGTCCGCTACACAAAGGAAGTGGATCGGTTAAGGAAACAGAGCATTCTTGATGCCATCCCGGAGTTTAGGGCGTTCGAAGCCTTCTAA
- a CDS encoding pentapeptide repeat-containing protein: MTFDQKWLSFLLFSFAIIFVAMGLSGCEYSSQDISKTSGGLSHSLANKVEQLVAAKGKKPSDQGAAIRVWKKGEITYAAQADNRGQISALIESAIENLKKEGSGEGVVILCLPRNMNVDLENLRGQERSRKGLLGARLGQRSESRWLCPHEVTAQNLELDMIVDQFTLKNMNPTEPLDFIGEKWAFDEFVITNKDGRIWEVNPLLRGKRVVSAESVSKASTQKTAQLLADWMFRSVQADGRMLYKWQPSESQEAKGNNMIRQFMATVSLVRWGNAHPENEELQKKIKLNLEYNIKSFYREMDGLGVIEFRNKRKLGAIALAALAIHESKFRQDFDKQYRGLIRATQKMWQTNGSFRTHYRSKKNDNQNFYPGETLLLWSYLLAEKGDEKLLTQFNKSVDYYYGHYHQIKPNPAFVPWHTQAYYRVWKISQDVKLKTAIFRMNDWLVETMQEWDGHGVLADEKGRFSSEAKPFGPPHASSTGVYLEGLIDAYRLAVDVKDGLRAKRYRTAMVRGIRSLQQLQFKDSIDAYYVKNPDAVLGSVQTSVSDNTIRVDNVQHNLMGLIQILETLTEEDFRVPQETFRGRIISNRNFSGKNLSDYDFHGTNGKHLDFTGTNLRGADLGRSICWHCDFSGADLRGADLSQAEFLPPRFEGARIDDRTKLPFHVSRSLNLGMVKGDQQ, encoded by the coding sequence ATGACTTTCGATCAAAAATGGCTATCGTTTCTGCTCTTCTCATTTGCCATTATCTTTGTGGCCATGGGCCTCAGCGGCTGTGAGTACTCCAGTCAGGACATCAGCAAAACATCAGGTGGGTTGTCTCACTCACTTGCTAATAAGGTCGAGCAGTTGGTTGCGGCCAAGGGGAAGAAACCTTCGGACCAAGGTGCCGCCATCAGAGTCTGGAAAAAGGGCGAAATCACCTATGCTGCCCAGGCTGACAACAGGGGACAGATTTCTGCTCTGATTGAATCCGCAATTGAGAATCTGAAAAAGGAGGGGTCGGGAGAGGGAGTCGTTATTCTCTGCCTACCTCGTAATATGAATGTGGATCTCGAAAACCTTCGCGGCCAGGAAAGATCCCGAAAGGGTTTGCTCGGTGCTCGGCTTGGGCAAAGGAGTGAGTCCCGGTGGCTGTGTCCCCATGAAGTCACAGCCCAGAATCTTGAACTCGATATGATCGTTGACCAATTCACCTTGAAAAATATGAATCCCACGGAGCCCCTGGATTTCATTGGTGAGAAGTGGGCCTTTGATGAATTCGTGATTACAAACAAAGACGGCAGGATCTGGGAAGTAAATCCTCTCCTACGAGGGAAACGAGTCGTTTCCGCAGAGAGCGTATCAAAAGCTTCGACTCAGAAGACGGCTCAGTTGCTTGCGGACTGGATGTTCCGGTCGGTTCAAGCCGATGGCAGAATGCTCTATAAATGGCAGCCGAGCGAGAGCCAAGAGGCCAAGGGCAATAATATGATTCGCCAGTTTATGGCTACAGTCAGTCTCGTCCGCTGGGGCAATGCCCACCCGGAAAACGAAGAGCTGCAAAAAAAGATCAAACTGAATCTGGAATACAACATAAAGAGCTTTTACCGAGAGATGGATGGACTGGGAGTTATTGAATTCAGGAATAAACGAAAGCTTGGCGCCATTGCTTTAGCGGCATTGGCGATTCATGAATCCAAATTCCGTCAGGACTTTGATAAACAGTATCGAGGTTTGATCCGTGCCACCCAAAAAATGTGGCAGACGAATGGTTCCTTCCGAACCCATTATAGATCCAAGAAAAACGATAATCAGAACTTTTATCCTGGAGAAACATTGCTCCTCTGGTCCTATCTTTTGGCGGAAAAGGGCGACGAGAAGCTACTGACTCAGTTCAATAAGAGCGTGGATTACTATTATGGTCACTACCATCAGATTAAGCCAAATCCAGCCTTTGTGCCTTGGCACACGCAGGCCTACTACCGGGTATGGAAGATAAGCCAAGATGTGAAACTGAAAACGGCTATCTTCAGAATGAACGATTGGCTGGTAGAGACCATGCAGGAGTGGGATGGTCACGGTGTTTTGGCCGACGAAAAGGGCCGGTTCTCTAGCGAAGCCAAACCATTTGGTCCTCCCCACGCCTCATCCACTGGAGTTTACCTGGAGGGATTGATAGACGCTTACAGATTGGCTGTTGATGTCAAAGATGGTCTGAGGGCTAAGAGATATCGTACGGCAATGGTTCGTGGGATTCGCAGCCTTCAACAGCTCCAGTTCAAGGACTCGATTGATGCCTACTATGTCAAGAATCCCGATGCCGTTCTCGGATCTGTTCAGACATCGGTCTCTGACAACACCATTCGTGTGGACAATGTTCAGCACAATCTAATGGGCTTGATACAGATTCTGGAAACGCTGACGGAGGAGGACTTCCGTGTCCCGCAAGAGACATTTCGGGGTCGCATCATAAGCAATCGCAATTTCTCGGGAAAGAACCTATCTGACTATGACTTTCATGGAACCAATGGCAAGCACCTAGATTTCACAGGGACCAACCTGCGTGGCGCTGACCTGGGCCGCAGCATCTGTTGGCATTGTGACTTCTCTGGTGCGGATTTGCGTGGGGCTGACCTGTCCCAGGCCGAGTTTTTGCCACCTCGCTTTGAAGGAGCTCGAATTGATGACAGAACCAAGCTTCCCTTTCACGTTTCCAGATCTTTGAACTTGGGCATGGTGAAGGGAGACCAACAATGA
- a CDS encoding alpha/beta fold hydrolase, whose translation MPKMVPLFTHLSTGLSLFALALGCAHPAQAASPNAAVPAETVPADGQKKEGDFKQFVENMVQTMLYPSGYANTYAEPAGHVSQAGCLGEFLYPSDGVKVEAWVCGPEFDGKIETDKPILLYFHGNGENIYSTYRDKYLRKLARLFKVNVAVFDYPGYGYSEGPANQITYTQSGVATVNWLQEVWKRQGGEGRPNLTLMAYSLGTGVAMQTLDQTMDKVDKLILIAPWSSFAATVSANTFIIPEILARGLVPEHLYDSLAVAKKVSIPVLVVHGDQDRLIPHKDGERLFNAFPSKNKTFRLISSEHPGASVHRHTMFAIQKFFKENP comes from the coding sequence ATGCCCAAAATGGTCCCCCTATTTACTCATCTATCCACCGGACTTAGTCTTTTTGCCCTTGCTCTTGGATGCGCCCACCCCGCCCAGGCAGCTAGCCCAAACGCGGCTGTACCTGCTGAGACGGTACCTGCTGACGGCCAAAAGAAAGAAGGCGATTTCAAGCAATTCGTAGAAAACATGGTGCAAACCATGCTCTACCCATCTGGATATGCGAACACTTATGCCGAACCCGCTGGGCACGTGAGCCAGGCTGGTTGTTTGGGCGAATTCCTCTACCCCTCGGATGGAGTTAAGGTCGAAGCCTGGGTTTGTGGCCCTGAGTTTGACGGCAAAATCGAGACCGACAAGCCCATTCTTCTGTACTTCCACGGCAACGGCGAAAACATTTACTCTACCTATCGGGACAAATACCTGAGAAAATTGGCTCGGCTGTTTAAGGTCAACGTCGCCGTGTTTGATTACCCTGGATATGGTTACAGCGAAGGACCCGCTAATCAAATTACCTATACCCAATCAGGTGTGGCCACCGTCAATTGGCTTCAGGAAGTGTGGAAACGGCAAGGTGGTGAGGGCCGTCCGAACTTGACCCTGATGGCCTACTCCCTCGGTACGGGCGTGGCCATGCAGACTCTTGATCAAACCATGGATAAGGTCGACAAGTTGATTCTCATCGCCCCCTGGTCGAGCTTTGCTGCCACCGTAAGCGCCAATACCTTTATTATTCCCGAAATTCTCGCCCGCGGATTGGTACCTGAACATCTTTATGATTCTTTGGCCGTTGCCAAAAAAGTGAGTATCCCTGTATTAGTTGTCCATGGCGACCAGGACCGGTTAATTCCCCACAAAGATGGTGAACGCTTGTTCAATGCCTTCCCATCGAAAAATAAGACCTTTCGCTTGATTTCTTCTGAGCATCCGGGAGCGTCAGTACATCGCCATACGATGTTTGCCATTCAAAAGTTTTTTAAGGAAAATCCTTAA
- a CDS encoding response regulator — MKRNVLLVEGDPRVLKLTQFMLEQAGFVVKCVSDGYAAMDALRTFDFDLALLDIHLPRMSGIRLLREVQIIKDRATPPILLLANESEQAEIKRAMQAGAWDFIMKPPQRDLLLRRVEALLGTRPQFEELVFPDSAPQSGGELRMPLKVKSVSVKGLVIHSPIPLEESSDAHFIFDLVALRDLNIDPSKLRICDCSEVDDGWEVYVTFLDLDAKDYQLIREWIVTHSYQFRRTS; from the coding sequence TTGAAGCGCAATGTTCTCCTAGTCGAAGGGGACCCCAGGGTCCTAAAGCTCACTCAGTTCATGCTGGAGCAGGCAGGATTTGTGGTGAAATGCGTGAGCGATGGTTACGCCGCCATGGACGCTCTCCGGACTTTCGATTTTGACCTGGCCCTACTTGATATTCATCTGCCGCGGATGTCGGGAATTCGCCTGTTAAGGGAAGTCCAAATCATTAAAGACCGCGCCACACCTCCGATTTTACTTCTCGCCAACGAAAGTGAGCAGGCGGAAATCAAGCGCGCCATGCAGGCCGGTGCTTGGGACTTCATCATGAAACCCCCTCAACGGGATTTGCTCCTCCGCCGAGTCGAGGCCCTCCTCGGCACCCGCCCCCAATTTGAGGAATTGGTCTTTCCGGATTCGGCTCCTCAATCTGGTGGGGAACTGCGAATGCCTCTTAAAGTGAAGTCTGTTAGCGTTAAAGGCCTCGTCATTCACTCACCCATTCCTCTTGAAGAGTCCTCGGATGCTCACTTCATATTTGATCTCGTCGCCTTGAGAGATCTCAATATCGATCCGTCGAAATTACGAATTTGTGACTGCAGTGAGGTTGACGATGGCTGGGAAGTGTACGTCACATTTCTCGATCTAGACGCCAAAGACTACCAACTCATTCGCGAGTGGATCGTCACTCACTCGTACCAATTCCGGCGAACCAGCTAG
- a CDS encoding 16S rRNA (uracil(1498)-N(3))-methyltransferase, producing MNLLLLDQPDLISPDRALISGRRVDHLVKTNQCQQGKILCTGLLNGPIGTGQILEFSGDKIQLEIQLNENPPAPAPVQLVLALPRPKYLGRIIQSVTTLGVKSIHLINSFRVEKSFWQSQQLGTETLHEELLLGLEQSRDTILPKVHLHRGFKPFVEDVAPGLLIHSQGLVAHPGSRVRSDRNSSEAHRHLPQHWTLAVGPEGGWIDYEVEKFLEAGFQLHFWGERTLKIETALVALLSRLLP from the coding sequence ATGAACCTATTGCTCCTTGATCAACCAGATCTAATTTCCCCAGATCGCGCCCTGATCAGCGGCCGACGCGTGGATCATTTGGTCAAAACCAACCAGTGTCAGCAGGGGAAAATTTTGTGCACGGGACTTCTCAATGGCCCAATTGGCACGGGACAGATCCTGGAGTTCTCTGGAGACAAGATTCAGCTTGAGATACAGCTAAACGAAAACCCACCAGCCCCGGCTCCCGTTCAGCTCGTTCTCGCCCTTCCTCGCCCCAAGTATCTGGGAAGAATCATTCAGTCGGTCACCACCTTGGGTGTTAAATCCATTCACCTCATCAATAGCTTCCGGGTGGAAAAGTCCTTTTGGCAAAGTCAGCAATTAGGGACCGAGACCCTTCATGAAGAGCTTCTGCTCGGTCTAGAGCAATCACGCGACACCATTTTACCCAAGGTACACCTTCATAGGGGTTTTAAGCCGTTTGTCGAGGACGTTGCGCCAGGGCTGTTGATCCACAGTCAGGGCCTGGTGGCTCATCCCGGGTCCCGAGTCCGCTCCGATCGCAATTCGAGTGAAGCTCATCGACATCTGCCTCAACACTGGACTTTGGCCGTAGGCCCCGAAGGAGGCTGGATTGACTACGAGGTGGAAAAATTCCTTGAGGCCGGCTTTCAACTCCATTTTTGGGGGGAGAGAACCCTTAAGATCGAAACCGCCCTCGTCGCCCTGTTGAGCCGCCTTCTGCCGTAA
- a CDS encoding radical SAM protein, which produces MERLVAVEALNPNHDKLTRFLWFTGLRCNLNCSYCDHHDQISPYLSVEMVKSAIQHIRANFSDRYLEMVLTGGEPALNPDFLEILRILKEDGGVHYLGTMTNGMRPLEFFVEAMNWLDIMIISYQLENPQREKVLEVIEGLHRQLNHKFGENKRWIHVQVMVVPGELDHVRQVADRLRKLDIPVTLRRVRPLLHRSSLGTSPQFVKPYENPLIDGHQDPDLIFDEDVPVDYYSAEELQILEDWDREWGGVANFNQVESVYEVREGSNIRFERRPQNVNDFLMRGENNYQDWLCWAGNQSIYIDEKGNVFAGSCRVKKMGHINNGFTIEESPLICTPGWCRCGTDLKVTRFHPDFADQVRLSKK; this is translated from the coding sequence TTGGAGAGATTGGTTGCCGTGGAGGCTCTCAACCCAAATCATGACAAACTCACCCGATTTCTTTGGTTTACAGGCCTACGCTGCAATTTGAACTGCTCGTATTGCGACCATCACGACCAAATTTCCCCTTACCTTTCTGTGGAGATGGTAAAAAGTGCCATCCAACACATCCGCGCCAACTTTTCCGATCGATATCTGGAAATGGTTCTCACCGGCGGAGAACCGGCACTCAATCCGGACTTCCTAGAAATTTTACGAATTCTCAAGGAGGATGGTGGAGTTCATTATCTTGGGACGATGACCAATGGTATGAGGCCGCTGGAGTTTTTTGTCGAAGCCATGAATTGGCTCGACATCATGATTATCTCCTACCAGCTGGAGAATCCCCAGCGGGAAAAGGTTCTCGAAGTGATTGAAGGACTCCATCGACAGCTCAATCACAAGTTTGGAGAAAACAAAAGGTGGATCCATGTTCAAGTTATGGTTGTTCCCGGTGAGCTAGATCACGTTCGTCAGGTGGCCGACCGCTTGCGGAAGCTGGATATCCCAGTGACCTTGCGCCGGGTGCGCCCACTGCTGCACCGATCCTCCCTTGGGACCTCTCCTCAGTTTGTAAAACCCTATGAGAATCCTCTGATCGACGGACACCAGGACCCCGATCTGATTTTTGATGAAGATGTCCCTGTTGACTACTATTCGGCCGAGGAGCTGCAGATTCTTGAGGATTGGGACAGAGAATGGGGGGGCGTGGCCAACTTCAACCAGGTTGAATCCGTCTACGAGGTCCGTGAAGGTTCAAACATCCGCTTTGAGCGACGTCCGCAAAACGTTAATGATTTTCTGATGCGTGGAGAAAACAATTACCAGGATTGGTTGTGCTGGGCAGGAAATCAATCGATTTACATCGATGAAAAGGGCAATGTTTTTGCTGGGAGTTGTAGGGTCAAAAAAATGGGACACATCAACAATGGATTCACTATCGAAGAAAGTCCCTTAATTTGCACTCCCGGCTGGTGTCGATGTGGGACAGACTTAAAGGTGACCCGCTTTCATCCTGATTTCGCCGACCAGGTTCGTCTATCTAAAAAGTAA
- a CDS encoding trypsin-like peptidase domain-containing protein, producing MKRCSLAVWTLLSLLILTAAAGGLTATAGEDHAVKVVSSYCGMFDIEDLQRRGSGVLLTRKDQVYVLTSDHVVYHANQQAGFCHKIVVNGRSYEAQLSSVSFAHGLALLKLNALPDGSQALSFESLYEGLKACHFPGPAELISYGFTWRSESVTSGKGQVLNPRSERHLLPAIEFMLESDLYSELGMSGGPVFDPQGEGFAGLLSHQFLVRDLGGESRAVSKRDVVGADTKAINGLIIPACPIALWLTDTFAGAAPLALDAQSQMNGQEATLIGQVRFQVTNCQKGEDWEPIGGRISGKAADLPDLRRKFRAGLIHRGSGDGVGIGGMMMDDFNQCSIDLSWENSDSQTTWPFSFQQEWFSAVRSAAYQRAKVTVDSVLLNGEIHLLNGSLSRFFALLRRGGLPLTRVSSLNHPEQQTLNELQVLNGLVSRSMETLDKPWRQLAARDPLVGVLRKEILEVISTVAGGHHQVVCEDRLAQLIQSPAWSRLYLGSGFDSDQVIELKALLNRLKTTLGHLTITRGCQ from the coding sequence ATGAAAAGGTGTTCGCTGGCGGTTTGGACACTGTTATCTCTATTAATTCTAACTGCGGCAGCTGGTGGTCTCACGGCTACGGCTGGCGAGGACCACGCTGTAAAGGTTGTGAGCTCCTACTGCGGAATGTTTGATATCGAAGACCTGCAGCGGCGAGGATCTGGAGTTCTCCTCACCCGAAAAGATCAGGTCTATGTGCTGACGTCCGATCACGTGGTCTACCACGCAAATCAACAGGCTGGGTTTTGTCACAAGATTGTTGTAAACGGACGAAGCTATGAGGCTCAGCTGTCATCAGTGAGCTTTGCCCATGGTTTGGCCCTTTTGAAGTTGAATGCTTTGCCGGACGGCAGTCAGGCTTTGAGCTTTGAGTCCCTTTATGAGGGGCTCAAGGCTTGTCATTTTCCGGGTCCTGCCGAGCTCATTTCCTATGGATTCACCTGGAGGTCTGAGTCGGTGACTTCCGGAAAGGGCCAGGTATTGAACCCGAGGTCGGAGCGACATCTTTTGCCGGCAATTGAATTTATGCTCGAATCAGATCTGTATTCAGAGCTTGGCATGAGTGGAGGCCCGGTGTTTGACCCACAAGGTGAAGGCTTTGCCGGTCTACTGAGCCATCAGTTCTTAGTGCGTGACCTGGGTGGTGAGAGTCGGGCGGTGAGTAAAAGGGATGTTGTGGGCGCCGATACGAAAGCAATCAACGGTCTCATTATCCCAGCTTGTCCAATTGCCTTGTGGTTGACAGATACTTTTGCAGGAGCCGCCCCACTGGCTTTGGATGCTCAGTCACAAATGAATGGACAGGAAGCAACCCTCATTGGACAAGTGCGCTTTCAGGTGACCAACTGCCAGAAGGGCGAGGACTGGGAACCCATCGGCGGACGAATTTCGGGTAAAGCTGCGGACCTTCCTGATTTGAGGCGAAAGTTTAGAGCAGGTCTAATTCATCGAGGCTCGGGAGACGGTGTCGGCATTGGCGGCATGATGATGGACGACTTCAACCAGTGCTCCATTGATTTGAGTTGGGAAAATTCTGATTCCCAGACAACTTGGCCCTTTTCGTTTCAACAGGAGTGGTTTTCTGCTGTTCGCAGTGCGGCCTACCAGAGAGCCAAGGTCACCGTGGATTCGGTGTTGCTCAACGGAGAGATTCATCTACTAAACGGTTCGCTGAGTCGCTTCTTTGCATTGCTGAGACGAGGCGGGCTGCCGCTGACTCGGGTATCTTCTCTTAATCATCCCGAACAGCAAACCTTAAACGAACTCCAGGTGCTCAACGGTCTTGTGAGCAGGTCGATGGAGACTCTCGATAAGCCCTGGAGGCAGTTGGCTGCACGCGATCCTCTTGTCGGTGTCCTCAGAAAAGAAATCCTTGAAGTGATCTCGACTGTGGCAGGCGGTCATCACCAGGTGGTGTGCGAAGATCGTCTGGCTCAGCTCATCCAGTCTCCCGCCTGGTCCCGGCTCTATTTGGGGTCTGGCTTTGACAGCGATCAGGTAATTGAACTGAAAGCCTTGTTGAATAGACTCAAAACCACTCTCGGTCATTTGACCATTACCAGAGGTTGCCAATGA
- a CDS encoding matrixin family metalloprotease — protein MNFRRWAKLAFWVGFIPLTTLGFRTYSGGGTWDINSSTAASAKLFVDYTQGATVISNDLPNSDPLYGTGNQTVDQLMASIFNDINGVNASFVTLVTTSDPDYSAAAGHNRTITIRFSGADGVSAGEARATIKSGKIVGCDITGEPDMLDSAKDFVRTLTHELGHCLGLDHPQETVNAIMSYFHDRDHNTRLLIDDKMGITFLYPTDRAAAKESPTFGMSCERK, from the coding sequence ATGAACTTCAGGAGATGGGCAAAACTTGCATTCTGGGTGGGTTTTATCCCCCTTACCACCCTTGGATTTCGCACCTACTCAGGCGGCGGCACCTGGGACATCAACTCCTCAACCGCTGCCAGTGCCAAATTGTTCGTGGATTACACCCAAGGTGCCACAGTCATCAGCAACGATTTACCCAACTCTGACCCACTCTACGGCACCGGCAACCAAACAGTCGATCAACTGATGGCGTCCATTTTTAACGACATCAATGGGGTCAATGCCTCTTTTGTGACTCTGGTCACCACCTCAGATCCTGATTACTCGGCCGCAGCCGGCCATAACCGCACCATCACGATTCGCTTTAGCGGGGCAGATGGGGTGAGTGCCGGAGAAGCCAGAGCAACGATTAAGAGCGGAAAAATTGTCGGCTGTGACATCACTGGTGAGCCCGATATGCTTGATTCGGCCAAGGATTTTGTTCGCACCTTGACCCACGAATTGGGTCACTGCCTTGGGTTGGATCATCCCCAGGAGACCGTCAATGCCATTATGTCTTACTTTCACGACCGAGACCATAACACTCGATTACTGATCGATGACAAGATGGGCATTACGTTTTTGTATCCAACCGATCGCGCGGCCGCCAAAGAAAGCCCTACTTTTGGCATGTCCTGCGAGCGCAAATAA
- a CDS encoding cytochrome c, with protein MNSFHLFLTSIFFLFLFLMGQGCSVVGSWHDEGSLEDRVDFRDLYQIQEGVPIYSTSNSTEMGKGESMTLVMGIKDKQWVDAMWDHQLADGSNYCVQDTASNLQSSLITCSHAGDLKVDLWVLYADGSQDSFQVQLSVTDNGGTPPTLPDGPALYTQHCQSCHFSLANTDQKGATQQQIKSAIFGVPTMGGLVNLKADEIAAIAQALK; from the coding sequence ATGAACAGCTTTCATCTGTTTCTGACCAGTATTTTCTTTTTATTTCTGTTCCTCATGGGACAAGGTTGTTCCGTTGTTGGCTCCTGGCACGATGAAGGTTCTCTGGAGGACCGTGTCGACTTTCGGGACCTTTACCAAATCCAGGAAGGAGTGCCCATCTACTCCACATCCAATTCCACGGAGATGGGAAAGGGGGAAAGCATGACTCTGGTCATGGGAATCAAGGATAAACAGTGGGTCGATGCCATGTGGGATCATCAGTTGGCAGATGGCTCTAACTACTGCGTCCAGGACACCGCCAGTAATCTACAGTCCTCTCTGATTACCTGTTCCCATGCCGGCGATCTAAAAGTTGATCTTTGGGTGCTCTATGCGGATGGCAGTCAGGACTCCTTCCAAGTACAACTGTCGGTCACGGATAATGGGGGCACTCCACCCACTCTTCCCGATGGGCCAGCTCTGTATACCCAGCATTGCCAGAGCTGTCACTTTTCATTGGCCAACACAGATCAGAAAGGTGCCACTCAACAACAGATCAAATCAGCGATTTTTGGAGTGCCTACAATGGGAGGGCTGGTGAATCTCAAAGCTGATGAAATAGCGGCTATTGCCCAGGCCTTGAAGTAA